From Oncorhynchus mykiss isolate Arlee chromosome 6, USDA_OmykA_1.1, whole genome shotgun sequence, the proteins below share one genomic window:
- the LOC110526813 gene encoding putative ubiquitin carboxyl-terminal hydrolase 50 encodes MAKPPEILVLHLKRFGCHGSEKRKLRTNVLFSLDSLDLTPYLSRPSANHTSYSLYAVVNHTGDLDMGHYTALCHSTLSSSWHHFDDTAVSEVVDFLVQSPNAYILLYSRQPFHRPNIPRI; translated from the exons ATGGCCAAACCACCTGAGATACTGGTGCTGCACCTCAAACG TTTTGGTTGCCATGGGAGTGAGAAGAGGAAGTTGAGGACCAATGTGTTGTTCTCATTGGACAGTTTAGACCTAACCCCCTACCTGTCCAGACCCTCAGCCAATCACACCAGCTACTCTCTCTACGCAGTGGTG AACCACACAGGAGACCTAGACATGGGTCACTACACGGCCCTGTGCCACAGTACCCTGTCCAGCAGCTGGCACCACTTCGACGACACGGCCGTGAGCGAGGTAGTGGACTTCTTGGTGCAGTCTCCTAACGCCTACATCCTGCTGTACAGCCGTCAACCCTTCCACAGACCCAACATACCCCGGATCTGA